In Klebsiella aerogenes, the DNA window TGCAATCAAAGCAGGCAACACCCTGCCGATGCGCAATATCCCGGTTGGTTCTACCGTTCACAACGTAGAAATGAAACCAGGTAAAGGCGGTCAGCTGGCTCGTTCCGCTGGTACTTACGTTCAGATCGTTGCTCGTGATGGTGCTTATGTCACCCTGCGTCTGCGTTCTGGTGAAATGCGTAAAGTCGAAGCAGACTGCCGCGCTACTCTGGGCGAAGTTGGCAATGCTGAGCATATGCTGCGCGTTCTGGGTAAAGCAGGTGCTGCACGCTGGCGTGGTGTTCGTCCTACCGTTCGCGGTACTGCGATGAACCCAGTCGACCACCCACATGGTGGTGGTGAAGGTCGTAACTTTGGTAAGCACCCGGTATCCCCGTGGGGCCTGCAGACCAAAGGTAAGAAGACCCGCAGCAACAAGCGTACTGATAAATTCATCGTACGTCGCCGTAGCAAATAATTTTAGAGGATAAGCCATGCCACGTTCTCTCAAGAAAGGTCCTTTTATTGACCTGCACTTGCTGAAGAAGGTAGAGAAAGCGGTGGAAAGCGGAGACAAGAAGCCCCTGCGCACTTGGTCCCGTCGTTCAACGATCTTTCCTAACATGATCGGTTTGACCATCGCTGTCCATAATGGTCGTCAGCACGTTCCAGTTTTTGTTTCCGACGAAATGGTTGGTCACAAACTGGGTGAATTCGCACCGACTCGTACTTATCGCGGCCACGCTGCTGATAAAAAAGCGAAGAAGAAATAAGGTAGGAGGAAGAGATGGAAACTTTAGCTCAACATCGCCATGCTCGTTCTTCTGCTCAGAAGGTTCGCCTCGTAGCTGACCTGATTCGCGGTAAGAAAGTGTCGCAAGCCCTGGATATTCTGACCTACACCAACAAAAAAGCTGCTGTACTGGTCAAGAAGGTACTGGAATCTGCCATTGCTAACGCTGAACACAACGATGGCGCTGA includes these proteins:
- the rplV gene encoding 50S ribosomal protein L22, with product METLAQHRHARSSAQKVRLVADLIRGKKVSQALDILTYTNKKAAVLVKKVLESAIANAEHNDGADIDDLKVAKIFVDEGPSMKRIMPRAKGRADRILKRTSHITVVVSDR
- the rplB gene encoding 50S ribosomal protein L2, producing the protein MAVVKCKPTSPGRRHVVKVVNPELHKGKPFAPLVEKNSKSGGRNNNGRITTRHIGGGHKQAYRIVDFKRNKDGIPAVVERLEYDPNRSANIALVLYKDGERRYILAPKGLKAGDQIQSGVDAAIKAGNTLPMRNIPVGSTVHNVEMKPGKGGQLARSAGTYVQIVARDGAYVTLRLRSGEMRKVEADCRATLGEVGNAEHMLRVLGKAGAARWRGVRPTVRGTAMNPVDHPHGGGEGRNFGKHPVSPWGLQTKGKKTRSNKRTDKFIVRRRSK
- the rpsS gene encoding 30S ribosomal protein S19, whose translation is MPRSLKKGPFIDLHLLKKVEKAVESGDKKPLRTWSRRSTIFPNMIGLTIAVHNGRQHVPVFVSDEMVGHKLGEFAPTRTYRGHAADKKAKKK